From Haemorhous mexicanus isolate bHaeMex1 chromosome 1, bHaeMex1.pri, whole genome shotgun sequence, one genomic window encodes:
- the BTD gene encoding biotinidase isoform X1, with product MAFTMVALCWRLLICFLFYQEVSGRVRREGHYVAAVYEHESILSPNPAAPVDRRSALELMGRNLDIYEQQVLAAARQGAQIIVFPEDGIHGFNFTRSSIYPYLDFVPHSHSGKWNPCREPYLYNDTEVVQRLSCMALKNKIFLVANLGSKQPCERSEPRCPSDGRFQFNTNVAFGADGALLATYRKHNLYFEYAFDTPAEPDYAFFDTPFAGKFGMFTCFDILFFEPAVSLITQYNLKQIVYPTAWMNQLPLLSAVEFQQAFSTAFNVNILAANIHHPTLGMTGSGIYTPVKSFIYHNMESYGGKLIVAEIPVITTDYKTNLESNERFRENLHDSCRTSTSTSLDDEVCFKEQETPGRVSEKEKGKEQSPPFFYAEMMYDNFTFVPLWGEKGELQVCANSLCCYLNYQRAVLTDELYALGVFDGLHTVHGTYYVQACALVKCGGLSFSTCGQEVTDATALIDFQLWANMSTPYIFPLLLTSGITLDFADHMGWKNNHYFLSKNRTSAGLLTAALYGRWYEKD from the exons ATGGCATTCACCAtggtggctctgtgctggaggcTGCTCATCTGCTTTCTCTTCTACCAAGAGGTCTCAGGAAGAGTGAGGAGGGAGGGGCACTACGTGGCAGCCGTGTATGAGCACGAGTCCATCCTGAGCCCGAACCCGGCGGCGCCGGTGGATCGACGCTCTGCGCTGGAGCTCATGGGCAGGAACCTCGACATCTATgagcagcaagtgctggctgctgccaggcag GGGGCGCAGATCATTGTTTTTCCTGAAGATGGAATCCATGGCTTCAACTTCACCAGAAGCTCCATTTACCCTTACTTGGATTTCGTTCCGCATTCACACTCTGGGAAGTGGAATCCCTGCAGAGAGCCCTATTTGTACAATGACACAGAG GTCGTTCAGCGCCTGAGCTGCATGGCTCTGAAGAACAAGATATTCCTCGTGGCCAACTTGGGGAGCAAGCAGCCGTGCGAGCGCTCGGAGCCTCGGTGCCCGTCGGACGGGCGGTTCCAGTTCAACACCAACGTGGCGTTCGGCGCGGACGGCGCGCTGCTGGCCACGTACCGCAAACACAACCTGTACTTCGAGTACGCCTTCGACACCCCTGCAGAGCCAGACTATGCGTTCTTTGACACCCCTTTTGCTGGCAAGTTTGGCATGTTCACTTGCTTTGATATACTCTTTTTTGAGCCTGCAGTGAGCCTCATCACACAATACAATTTGAAGCAAATTGTTTATCCAACTGCCTGGATGAACCAGCTCCCTCTTTTGTCTGCTGTAGAGTTCCAACAAGCTTTTTCGACAGCTTTCAATGTCAATATTTTAGCAGCCAACATCCACCACCCTACCTTAGGCATGACAGGGAGTGGCATATACACTCCAGTCAAATCGTTCATCTATCACAACATGGAAAGTTATGGTGGCAAGCTCATAGTAGCAGAAATTCCTGTGATTACTACAGATTATAAAACCAATTTAGAGAGTAATGAAAGATTTAGAGAGAACTTACATGACTCATGCAGGACTTCTACAAGCACCTCACTGGATGATGAAGTTTGCTTTAAGGAGCAAGAGACTCCTGGCAGAgtgtctgaaaaagaaaaaggaaaggaacagTCACCTCCTTTCTTTTATGCAGAAATGATGTATGACAACTTCACTTTTGTCCCtttatggggggaaaaaggagagcTCCAGGTTTGTGCCAATAGCCTTTGTTGTTACTTAAACTATCAGAGAGCTGTTCTAACTGATGAATTATATGCTTTGGGAGTTTTTGATGGGCTCCACACAGTGCATGGCACATACTATGTCCAGGCCTGTGCCTTGGTGAAGTGTGGTGGTCTCAGCTTTAGCACTTGTGGACAGGAGGTCACAGATGCCACTGCTCTGATAGATTTCCAGCTATGGGCAAATATGAGCACCCCTTACATCTTTCCTTTGCTGCTGACATCTGGCATTACCTTGGACTTTGCTGATCACATGGGCTGGAAAAACAACCACTATTTCCTCAGCAAAAATAGAACATCTGCTGGCCTCCTGACAGCTGCTCTCTATGGACGATGGTATGAAAAGGACTAG
- the BTD gene encoding biotinidase isoform X2 codes for MSSKCWLLPGRGRRSLFFLKMESMASTSPEAPFTLTWISFRIHTLGSGIPAESPICTMTQSSGGFRSIRARRSVVYEPSGFVISSSPTSEMVVQRLSCMALKNKIFLVANLGSKQPCERSEPRCPSDGRFQFNTNVAFGADGALLATYRKHNLYFEYAFDTPAEPDYAFFDTPFAGKFGMFTCFDILFFEPAVSLITQYNLKQIVYPTAWMNQLPLLSAVEFQQAFSTAFNVNILAANIHHPTLGMTGSGIYTPVKSFIYHNMESYGGKLIVAEIPVITTDYKTNLESNERFRENLHDSCRTSTSTSLDDEVCFKEQETPGRVSEKEKGKEQSPPFFYAEMMYDNFTFVPLWGEKGELQVCANSLCCYLNYQRAVLTDELYALGVFDGLHTVHGTYYVQACALVKCGGLSFSTCGQEVTDATALIDFQLWANMSTPYIFPLLLTSGITLDFADHMGWKNNHYFLSKNRTSAGLLTAALYGRWYEKD; via the exons ATgagcagcaagtgctggctgctgccaggcag GGGGCGCAGATCATTGTTTTTCCTGAAGATGGAATCCATGGCTTCAACTTCACCAGAAGCTCCATTTACCCTTACTTGGATTTCGTTCCGCATTCACACTCTGGGAAGTGGAATCCCTGCAGAGAGCCCTATTTGTACAATGACACAGAG CAGTGGAGGGTTTAGATCCATACGTGCAAGGAGATCAGTTGTGTATGAGCCATCTGGATTTGTCATCTCCTCCTCCCCAACCTCTGAAATG GTCGTTCAGCGCCTGAGCTGCATGGCTCTGAAGAACAAGATATTCCTCGTGGCCAACTTGGGGAGCAAGCAGCCGTGCGAGCGCTCGGAGCCTCGGTGCCCGTCGGACGGGCGGTTCCAGTTCAACACCAACGTGGCGTTCGGCGCGGACGGCGCGCTGCTGGCCACGTACCGCAAACACAACCTGTACTTCGAGTACGCCTTCGACACCCCTGCAGAGCCAGACTATGCGTTCTTTGACACCCCTTTTGCTGGCAAGTTTGGCATGTTCACTTGCTTTGATATACTCTTTTTTGAGCCTGCAGTGAGCCTCATCACACAATACAATTTGAAGCAAATTGTTTATCCAACTGCCTGGATGAACCAGCTCCCTCTTTTGTCTGCTGTAGAGTTCCAACAAGCTTTTTCGACAGCTTTCAATGTCAATATTTTAGCAGCCAACATCCACCACCCTACCTTAGGCATGACAGGGAGTGGCATATACACTCCAGTCAAATCGTTCATCTATCACAACATGGAAAGTTATGGTGGCAAGCTCATAGTAGCAGAAATTCCTGTGATTACTACAGATTATAAAACCAATTTAGAGAGTAATGAAAGATTTAGAGAGAACTTACATGACTCATGCAGGACTTCTACAAGCACCTCACTGGATGATGAAGTTTGCTTTAAGGAGCAAGAGACTCCTGGCAGAgtgtctgaaaaagaaaaaggaaaggaacagTCACCTCCTTTCTTTTATGCAGAAATGATGTATGACAACTTCACTTTTGTCCCtttatggggggaaaaaggagagcTCCAGGTTTGTGCCAATAGCCTTTGTTGTTACTTAAACTATCAGAGAGCTGTTCTAACTGATGAATTATATGCTTTGGGAGTTTTTGATGGGCTCCACACAGTGCATGGCACATACTATGTCCAGGCCTGTGCCTTGGTGAAGTGTGGTGGTCTCAGCTTTAGCACTTGTGGACAGGAGGTCACAGATGCCACTGCTCTGATAGATTTCCAGCTATGGGCAAATATGAGCACCCCTTACATCTTTCCTTTGCTGCTGACATCTGGCATTACCTTGGACTTTGCTGATCACATGGGCTGGAAAAACAACCACTATTTCCTCAGCAAAAATAGAACATCTGCTGGCCTCCTGACAGCTGCTCTCTATGGACGATGGTATGAAAAGGACTAG